Within the Tursiops truncatus isolate mTurTru1 chromosome 19, mTurTru1.mat.Y, whole genome shotgun sequence genome, the region ATTGGGCAGCCGGTGTCCTGGGACGGGGGCGGTCAGTGGGGGAGCCCTGCCGCAAACCTCTGCCCACCTCATCCAGGCCcggcccctccccgcttccccacAGGGACCGGGACCGGGACCGCGAGCGGGAGCGCAGGGAGCGGAGCCGCGAGCGAGACAAGGAGCGAGAACGACGACGCTCCCGCTCTCGGGACCGGCGGCGGCGCTCGCGGAGTCGTGACAAGGAGGAGCGGCGGCGCTCCAGGGAACGGAGCAAGGACAAGGACCGGGATCGGAAGCGGCGCAGCAGCCGGAGCCGTGAGCGGGCGCGGCGGGAGCGGGAACGCAAGGAGGAGCTGCGAGGCAGCGGAGGTGGCGGCGACATGGCAGAGCCCTCCGAGGCCGGCGACGCGCCTCCTGATGATGGGCCTCCCGGGGAGCTGGGTCCCGACGGCCCCGATGGCCCAGAGGAGAAGGGCCGGGATCGGGATCGGGAGCGCCGTCGGAGCCACCGGAGCGACCGGGAGCGGCGCCGGGACCGCGATCGCGAGCGCGATCGGGAGCACAAGCGAGGGGAGCGGGGTGGTGAACGGGGCAGGGATGAGGCTCGAGGTGGGGCGGGTGGCGGTGGGCAGGACAACGGGCTGGAGGGCCTGGGCAGCGACGGCCGAGACATGTACATGGAGTCCGAGGGAGGTGACGGGTACCTTGCTCCAGAGAACGGGTATTTGATGGAGGCTGCGCCAGAGTGAAGAGAGCCTCCCACCAGTTGATTGGACGTGTTCCTACCCTCCCTGTTGCTGTCATCCTCTCCCCAAACCTTCTTGGTCACCACTTAAGTTTGCCAGCCAAGGGTAGGAGTCTCCTTATTTGTTCTGGTGTcttggatttaaaaataaaattaatttcttgttGATAATGGGCATTTGGTTTTTTCACTGCTCTTACTTTCTTACCCAGAAGAGGGTCACCTTCTGCCTTTTGATAGCCCTGCTTTGGTTGGTTTTCACTTGAGCTTTATGACCTAAGGCTGCGGCTAGCCCCGGTACACCAGAGCTGTTTCAGATGGGGTAAGGAAGCCCTCTCTAAGGGTCCTTGATCCCTttgtatctttccttttttacGTCTCTCCCACGCATTCCTCGTGCGGCTGTTCATACCCCTGTCTTGGTGCGGGGATGGGGCTTAGGCATTAGAATACTCAGTGGAAGCTACAGCTGTGTGTGAAAGGGAAGCTGTTAGTCTGAGTTGGGGAGCAGGAAGAAGGGTGAGGAAATGAAACATGAGAGCAATGTACAAAAGACAAAACATTCTGTaataccatatacagaaataaactcaaaatggattaaagacctaaaggtaagaccggatactacaaaactcctagaggaaaacatagaacacacTTTGCCATAAATCGCATTGAAATTTTTTTGGTTCTgactcctagagtaatagaaacaaaagcaagaatgaACAATTGGAACCTAAtgaaaagcttttacacagcaaaggaaagaaacaaaatgaaaagacaacctatggaatgggagaaaatatttgcaaatgatgtgactgacaagggattaatttccaaaatatacaaacagctcatacagctcaatataaaaaatacaaacccagtcaaaaacgggcagaagatcaaaatagacatttctccaaagaagacagagatggccaacagaccggtaaagatgctcaacatcacattgctaatttagagaaatgcaagtcaaccacaatgagagatcacctcacaccagtcagaatggccatcaccaaaagtctacaaataaatgctggagagggtgtggagcaaggGGAagcctcccacactgttggtgggaatgtaaattggtgaagccactatggagaaccgtatggaggttccttaaaaaataaaatagagtcaccacatgatccagcaatccctgggcatatatctggagaaaactctaacttggaaagacacatgtaccccaatgttcatagggctatttacaatagctgagggaattccttggcggtccagtggttaggactctgcgcttccactacaaggagcatgggtttgatccctggttggggagatcCTGCTTGCTGCatgtcagggagctaagatcacaagccttggggccaaaaaaaccaataaagacttcaaaaatggtccatgtcaaaacaaaaaaaaaaaaagtctatatattccatggaatattattattcagccataaaaaaggaatgaaataatgccgtttgcagcaacacggatggacctagagattatcatactaagtgaagtaaatcagaa harbors:
- the SNRNP70 gene encoding U1 small nuclear ribonucleoprotein 70 kDa isoform X3, giving the protein MEFAHHCGPSSCRTWLTELLAAGDPHNDPNAQGDAFKTLFVARVNYDTTESKLRREFEVYGPIKRIHMVYSKRSGKPRGYAFIEYEHERDMHSAYKHADGKKIDGRRVLVDVERGRTVKGWRPRRLGGGLGGTRRGGADVNIRHSGRDDTSRYDERPGPSPLPHRDRDRDRERERRERSRERDKERERRRSRSRDRRRRSRSRDKEERRRSRERSKDKDRDRKRRSSRSRERARRERERKEELRGSGGGGDMAEPSEAGDAPPDDGPPGELGPDGPDGPEEKGRDRDRERRRSHRSDRERRRDRDRERDREHKRGERGGERGRDEARGGAGGGGQDNGLEGLGSDGRDMYMESEGGDGYLAPENGYLMEAAPE